Proteins encoded by one window of Chanos chanos chromosome 7, fChaCha1.1, whole genome shotgun sequence:
- the LOC115816188 gene encoding zinc transporter ZIP12-like, whose amino-acid sequence MLGGWLPLVTGQAVLQREELSIVVSKFFQAVKCPERTGATQQLCEQCLAPERLMSVLEDDGKDDISEEDYGRVSIMLIYYVVNMRDLCSSDLTSSSTSSSSPVFLDYSHCLRALSGLHPLEDGTFLSANETESILQIINENYQPSAKEKPALTLTKCIDAAHLMEEVDVTDHQGIDLSSASRLATAIVNHVLRGDCLSRRNLPSPSFFTDYIFLSLNRTNSLHVTDLEELLHQLGVGEVMAPSSQNRLLKQRTSNPTQKQLEFQQLDGNCNPESVTADNDWSQVCFSANQLLDAFALDSNSPVSREHFRQICPAVIQQLLSNACDQSRSKVKGSPPTAIEKYGYSTVAVLLITVGSMLGICLIFFNSCQETYALILQLFVGLAVGTLSGDALLHLIPEILGVHDDGHQDDHDLGEHKEYLWKILGIIGGIYGFFLIERIFSLVMSSYGHTHSHGMPMEMNCNGQTQRGKSISTIQLGTLEEAECTEIQSEERNVSPSHQKRRGIPLLAVMVIVGDSLHNFADGLVVGAAFSSSAETGMATTVAILCHEIPHEMGDFAVLLSSGLSVKCAVLMNFISALTAFMGLYIGLFVSTETEVQQWIFTVTAGIFLYLSLVEMMPEMSRTQSPRPYLMFLLQNIGLLMGWACLLLLALFEHKLTF is encoded by the exons TGTCTTGCGCCAGAGCGGCTAATGTCGGTGTTGGAGGATGATGGGAAAGATGACATCAGTGAGGAAGACTACGGCAGAGTTTCCATCATGCTTATCTACTACGTGGTTAACATGAGGGATCTCTGCTCCTCGgacctcacctcctcctccacctcctcctcctctcctgtttTCCTGGAttattctcactgtctcagaGCTCTTTCCGGTCTCCACCCTTTGGAGGACGGAACGTTTCTCTCAGCCAATGAGACGGAGAGTATTTTACAGATCATCAATGAGAATTACCAACCTTCAGCAAAGGAAAAGCCTGCCTTAACACTCACAAAG tgtaTTGATGCTGCACATCTGATGGAGGAAGTGGATGTAACAGACCATCAAGGCATTGATTTATCTTCTGCATCCCGATTGGCTACAGCGATTGTCAATCATGTACTCCGTGGCGACTGTCTGAGCAGAAGGAACCTTCCCTCGCCGTCATTTTTCACTGACTACATTTTTCTTTCGCTCAACCGAACCAACAGTCTGCATGTCACTG ATCTGGAGGAGCTTCTCCACCAGCTTGGTGTGGGAGAGGTCATGGCACCTTCCTCGCAAAATAGGCTCCTCAAGCAAAGGACGTCAAATCCCACTCAAAAACAGCTGGAGTTCCAGCAGCTGGATGGCAACTGCAACCCAGAGTCCGTTACAGCTGACAATGACTGGTCTCAG GTGTgtttctcagccaatcagcttctGGATGCCTTTGCTTTGGATTCCAATTCGCCGGTTTCCAGGGAGCACTTCAGACAGATCTGCCCTGCCGTGATCCAGCAGTTGCTAAGCAACGCCTGTGACCAATCAAGATCCAAAGTTAAGGGGTCACCTCCGACCGCGATCGAGA AGTATGGTTACAGTACAGTGGCAGTATTGTTGATCACGGTGGGGTCCATGCTGGGCATCTGTCTCATCTTCTTTAACTCGTGCCAGGAGACATACGCCCTCATCCTGCAGCTCTTCGTGGGTCTGGCAGTGGGCACTCTCTCAGGGGACGCCTTGCTCCACCTCATACCTGAG atCCTTGGTGTTCACGATGATGGTCACCAAGACGACCATGACCTTGGAGAACATAAGGAATACCTATGGAAGATCCTGGGAATCATCGGTGGGATCTATGGCTTCTTCCTTATCGAGAGAATCTTCTCTCTTGTCATGTCTTCCTATGGACAT ACCCATTCTCATGGAATGCCAATGGAGATGAATTGTAATGGACAAACTCAAAGAGGGAAGTCCATCTCCACCATTCAGCTG gGAACATTAGAAGAAGCTGAATGTACAGAAATCCAATCAGAAGAACGCAATGTCAGCCCATCTCATCAAAAGA ggagAGGCATTCCTCTCCTGGCTGTGATGGTGATCGTTGGTGACAGCCTCCATAACTTTGCGGATGGTCTGGTAGTGGGTGCggccttctcctcctctgctgaAACTGGCATGGCCACAACTGTAGCCATTCTCTGCCACGAAATTCCCCATGAGATGG GTGATTTTGCGGTGTTACTGAGCTCCGGTCTGTCCGTGAAGTGTGCAGTACTAATGAACTTCATCAGTGCCCTCACTGCTTTCATGGGCCTTTACATTGGCCTCTTCGTCTCCACGGAAACGGAGGTACAGCAGTGGATCTTCACAGTCACCGCAGGGATATTCCTCTACCTTTCACTCGTGGAGATG ATGCCTGAGATGAGTCGGACTCAGTCTCCACGACCGTATCTGATGTTCTTGTTGCAAAATATTGGGCTTTTAATGGGCTGGGCCTGTCTATTGTTACTGGCTCTGTTTGAACACAAACTCACcttttaa